One genomic segment of Streptomyces sp. RKND-216 includes these proteins:
- a CDS encoding alpha/beta hydrolase, whose amino-acid sequence MADLAPLYPDEVISLTEAVMADESRAVARRLKEAGVRVTTHFYRGTHSPAYWERDWTGHTSTPCPVNPAISCSHASPRVP is encoded by the coding sequence TTGGCGGACCTCGCCCCCCTCTACCCGGACGAGGTGATCTCGCTGACCGAGGCCGTCATGGCCGACGAGTCCCGCGCCGTGGCCCGTCGCCTCAAAGAAGCCGGAGTCCGCGTCACGACCCACTTCTACCGAGGCACCCACAGCCCCGCGTACTGGGAACGCGACTGGACAGGTCATACCAGTACTCCTTGCCCCGTGAACCCCGCGATCTCGTGCTCGCACGCCTCCCCGCGCGTGCCGTGA